One genomic window of Panicum hallii strain FIL2 chromosome 6, PHallii_v3.1, whole genome shotgun sequence includes the following:
- the LOC112897819 gene encoding MOB kinase activator-like 1A encodes MSLFGLGRNQKTFRPKKSAPSGSKGAQLRKHIDATLGSGNLREAVRLPPGEDINEWLAVNTVDFFNQVNLLYGTLTEFCTPESCPTMTAGPKYEYRWADGVQIKKPIEVSAPKYVEYLMDWIEGQLDDESIFPQKLGTPFPPNFKEVVKTIFKRLFRVYAHIYHSHFQKIVSLKEEAHLNTCFKHFILFTNEFGLIDKKELAPLQELIESIIVPY; translated from the exons ATGAGTCTCTTCGGGCTCGGACG GAACCAGAAGACATTCCGTCCCAAGAAGAGCGCTCCGTCaggcagcaag GGAGCACAGCTCCGAAAGCACATAGATGCCACTCTTGGCAGTGGGAACCTTAGGGAAGCTGTGAGGTTGCCTCCTGGAGAGGACATTAATGAATGGCTCGCTGTGAATA CTGTGGATTTCTTTAACCAGGTTAATCTGCTGTATGGTACCCTCACGGAATTCTGCACACCCGAGAGCTGCCCAACAATGACTGCAGGCCCAAA GTATGAGTACAGATGGGCTGATGGTGTACAGATAAAGAAACCCATAGAGGTATCAGCACCAAAATATGTGGAGTATCTAATGGATTGGATCGAAGGTCAACTTGATGATGAATCAATATTTCCTCAAAAACTTG GCACACCGTTCCCGCCAAACTTCAAGGAAGTAGTCAAGACAATATTCAAGCGCCTGTTTCGTGTTTATGCCCACATATATCACTCTCACTTTCAGAAGATTGTCAGTCTAAAGGAGGAGGCTCATCTTAACACCTGCTTCAAGCACTTCATTCTGTTCACAAAT GAGTTTGGCCTGATTGACAAAAAGGAGTTGGCTCCACTCCAGGAGCTCATCGAATCCATCATCGTTCCTTACTGA
- the LOC112897820 gene encoding DNA polymerase delta subunit 4-like: MTRGGDMKSFFRQQKAHTAATKPTGGFSKKTAAARHHQKAAPALHVQPASDHGAGADERRRQQEAEERERAAREFDMDMRYGPCLGLTRAQRLRRAAALGLAPPPALLALCADDQPCLWEGRV; the protein is encoded by the exons ATGACGAGGGGCGGCGACATGAAGTCCTTCTTCCGGCAGCAGAAGGCGCACACCGCCGCCACCAAGCCCACCGGCGGCTTCTCcaagaagacggcggcggcgcgccaccACCAGAAGGCCGCGCCCGCGCTCCACGTCCAGCCGGCCTCAG AtcacggcgccggcgccgacgagAGGAGGCGCCagcaggaggcggaggagcgggaGCGGGCGGCCCGGGAGTTCGACATGGACATGCGCTACGGGCCCTGCCTCGGCCTTACCCgcgcccagcgcctgcgccgTGCCGCCGCGCTCGGGctcgccccgccgccggcgctcctcgcGCTCTGCGCCGACGACCAGCCCTGCCTCTGGGAGGGACGCGTCTAG
- the LOC112897219 gene encoding RNA polymerase sigma factor sigA: protein MTATPAVIGLSAGNRLLAASFGTADLAPPDAHPSLQFAPAAPKLAVVAQYRTSASSASSSPAGHARAHAVRALRNHSAPALAPPPPPPPADPAAPTPELDMDAEFEFQSSLEAIVLLQRSMLEKQWELPFEDDVSSTEDEEEQHEHDKSIGKATVVVARSGVSARQRRMSGRRRGAGRKSVTISPELMQSRNRIYLRGTVSKELLTHKQVVQLSKKIKDGIWLQHQRSKLKEKLGNEPSYKQLAQSLRISAPELRARMRESFLAREMLTMSNIRLVISIAQKYDNLGVELADLIQGGLIGLLRGIEKFDASRGFRISTYVYWWIRQGVSRALADNSKTFRLPTYLHERLIAIRSAKYALEDQGIAPTVENIAESLNISEKKVHNATEAVNKVLSLDQQAFPSLNGLPGETLHSYIEDENVANDPWHGFEQGCLKEEVNNLINSTLNERERDIIRLYHGIGKQCHTWEDISRQFGLSRERVRQVGLIAMEKLKHAARRKHLNALLEDY from the exons ATGACGGCGACGCCGGCGGTGATCGGGCTGAGCGCCGGCAACCGCCTCCTGGCCGCCTCCTTCGGCACCGCTGACCTCGCGCCCCCGGATGCGCACCCGTCGCTGCAGTTCGCACCCGCCGCGCCCAAGCTCGCCGTCGTCGCGCAGTACCGCacctcggcctcctccgcttcctcctcccccgccggccacgcgcgcgcgcacgccgtcCGCGCGCTCAGGAACCACTCCGCGCCCGCgctcgccccgccgccgccgcctccaccggcGGACCCGGCCGCGCCCACCCCGGAGCTGGACATGGACGCCGAGTTCGAGTTCCAGTCCTCGCTCGAGGCCATCGTGCTGCTGCAGCGCTCCATGCTCGAGAAGCAGTGGGAGCTGCCCTTCGAGGACGACGTCTCCTCcaccgaggacgaggaggagcagCATGAGCATGACAAGAGCATTGGCAAGGCCACGGTGGTGGTTGCGCGGTCCGGCGtgtcggcgcggcagcggcggatgAGCGGCCGGCGCCGGGGCGCTGGGCGGAAGAGCGTGACCATCAGCCCGGAGCTGATGCAGAGCCGGAATCGCATCTACCTCCGGGGCACCGTCAGCAAGGAGCTGCTCACGCACAAGCAGGTCGTCCAGCTCTCCAAGAAGATCAAGGACGGCATTTGGCTCCAACACCAAAGATCAAA GCTGAAGGAGAAACTGGGGAATGAGCCTTCATACAAGCAGCTGGCACAATCACTACGGATATCAGCCCCTGAACTGCGCGCAAGGATGCGTGAGTCGTTTCTTGCAAGGGAGATGTTGACAATGAGCAACATCCGTTTGGTGATATCCATTGCCCAGAAGTATGATAACCTCGGTGTCGAGTTGGCAGACCTTATTCAG GGTGGCCTGATTGGGCTACTCCGTGGGATCGAAAAGTTTGACGCATCAAGGGGATTTAGGATTTCCACTTACGTATACTGGTGGATTCGTCAG GGTGTTTCGAGAGCATTGGCTGATAACTCAAAAACATTCAGGCTTCCTACTTATTTGCATGAGAGGCTTATTGCAATTCGTAGTGCAAAGTATGCATTGGAAGACCAAGGAATTGCTCCAACAGTTGAA AACATCGCAGAGTCACTGAATATATCAGAAAAGAAAGTACACAATGCTACAGAG GCTGTGAACAAGGTCCTTTCACTGGATCAACAGGCATTTCCGTCCTTAAACGGCTTACCTGGCGAAACACTCCATAGT TATATAGAGGATGAAAACGTTGCAAATGATCCATGGCATGGGTTTGAGCAGGGGTGTCTCAAG GAGGAAGTCAATAATCTTATAAATTCAACTCTCAACGAGCGAGAGAGGGACATTATTCGGTTATACCACGGCATAGGGAAACAGTGCCATACATGGGAGGACATTAGCAGACA GTTTGGGTTGTCGAGGGAGCGTGTGAGGCAAGTAGGACTCATCGCCATGGAGAAGCTGAAGCATGCTGCCAGGAGGAAACATTTGAATGCATTGCTTGAGGATTATTGA
- the LOC112896873 gene encoding uncharacterized protein LOC112896873 has protein sequence MAAATANAVNTVTGYLKSIEPLNGINYPSWYKDVNVAIAVCEYDLALRQDKPAEPADPDGDRTAIEKWERSDRMANMIIKNTITPALCGAIPDKDQDGNDLSARAYLAKVEENFKSSSKTYASTLIMKMLTSQYDGQSGIREHIMSMCDIANKLKTLDMAISDGFLVHFIMTSLPVQYSPFKISYNTQKAT, from the exons atggctgctgctactgctaacGCTG TGAACACTGTGACGGGCTACCTGAAATCCATTGAGCCACTGAATGGCATCAACTATCCAAGCTGGTATAAAGATGTTAATGTTGCCATTGCTGTGTGCGAGTATGATCTCGCCTTACGTCAAGACAAGCCAGCAGAGCCCGCTGATCCCGATGGTGATCGTACTGCCATTGAGAAGTGGGAGAGATCAGACAGGATGGCCAACATGATCATTAAGAACACGATCACTCCGGCCCTCTGTGGTGCTATTCCTGATAAggaccaggatggtaatgatcTGAGTGCTAGGGCATATCttgccaaggtggaggagaacTTTAAGAGTTCTTCCAAGACTTATGCTAGCACCCTGATCATGAAAATGCTGACTTCACAGTATGATGGGCAAAGTGGAATCAGGGAGCACATTATGAGCATGTGTGACATAGCAAATAAGCTGAAGACACTGGATATGGCTATCTCTGATGGTTTTCTGGTGCACTTCATCATGACTTCTCTGCCAGTACAGTACAGTCCCTTCAAAATAAGCTACAACACTCAGAAGGCGACTTGA